The nucleotide sequence caactgggggaacccctccagcatgttttcaacctgagcctgcgtctcagaaaggccccagtcacatggaagacatcctgtgtcattccaggtcctaagaaggcacacccgaaggagctgaatgactacaggccagtcgctttgacatcccacgtgatgaagaccatggagcgactgctgctgagcgtcctcagacctcaggtcagacatgctgaggacccactgcagtttgcatacagggagaaggtgggagtggaggatgccatcctctacctccttcacaggacccactctcatctggacaggggtaacagcgctgtgagggtcatgttttttgacttctccagtgccttcaacaccatccagcccctgctactgagagacaagctcatggagatggaggtggacactcatctggtcacctggatcactgattatctaactggaagaccacaatacgtcagactcagtaactgcacctcgaacaaagtgatcagcagcactggagcaccacaaggaactgtgctctcttcagttctgttcactctgtacacatcagacttaAATTGCAACTCggagtcgtgccacatgcagaagttttcagacGACACTGCTGTTGTGGGATGTGTgtgagagggacaggaaagagagtacagggacctgatacaggactttgtggagtggtgcaaatcaaaccacctgcagctgaacattgccaaaacaaaggagatggttacttagtaacgcgttactctaatctgaccacttttttttagtaacgagtaatctaacgcgttaatctttccaaatcagtaatcagattaaagttacttctccatgtcactgtgcgttactattatttttcattgtgggtcgatagcagcattaaacttggtctgtgggcaggaggtcggggttcgactgaactgcccactttcagtgagctgtgagcttttcatccacggttttttgcagctgctcgactcgtcgtctcctcttaaagcacggtgatcagcacacctgcactgagctttacaaagacatttttatactttttttcctcctttatttagagctgagctgagccgctccatatctgcacgttaaaacagctgatcctccgcgacgcgtcaacaactaacactattttccactcaaatgcacctaaactctctttctgaggaccacatgatgtgaaaacacaataaaactttcttacctgtaaatctggtcctgttttctgcataaataaatgttatccattctttgtgctcaaacgccaaagtaggggcgaatccagatggaatgggggcgtgggggagggatgtgcccccctcacaacacccctagattaaaggtccagttttgaagcctttttttactacaactactaatactacttaaaataatattaatttcgacaagtaaaatatttagagagaatttaaatgttagaaaaatgctagaatgaatttaatagttacatttataaacaatgtaggttcgaaattgcaagttttactgttacagtgctgtcaacagttaaatatgaggtcaagaaagaggtctttattttactttttataaaacaagtatttattttcattgaagtcaagaaagggtgactataaagtaagttttggcaaaacaggtatcattgtcaagttgaggtggcagagggttgttgtcggcagctgggaaaagtaactaaaaaagtaactagtaatctaacttagttacttttacaattgagtaatcagtaaagtaactaagttactttttcaaggagtaatcagtaattggattactttttcaaagtaactgtggcaacactggtcttgtctaatgtgtaagctgctggatgccttgaatttccctctgggatcaataaagtatctatctatctatctaagaaGTCTAGAACGGCAGTCCCTTTTAACAAATAAGACTGCAGGACAGAGATCTGAAAGGGTGTTCTTTTCCACTAGATTCAGTACAGAATCACGTCACATTAAAAATATTATCAAGAAAAACTGGAATTTACTACAATGTGATGCCTCTCTAGGTAATGCGTTTTTGGAACCCTCTATATTCAGCTTTAAACGTGCGCCTACTTTGAGCGATAAACTTGTTCATAGCTACTTGCCCACACCTTCAAAAAATACTTGGCTATCAGTCAAACGGTGTGGCAGCTTTTAATGTGGTAATGTAATACGTTGTATGATACACATGAATACAATACTTATTTGAACAAGCCCTCTACCAAAGAGCACCATCTTAAAACAGGTATAGTTTCAAGTAGCACTCCAACTCCTCAGTttttctatcataaacatacttttacagctacttgtATAGCTGTAGCtcattgtttttgaggaaaaaaatgctaTTTATTTGAAAAATATAATTTTCTCTCAATCATACTATTTATATGGTGGTTGTATCCATATTTTGTAACGTATTGGCGGGCTTAAATTCACTATGTGATATAGTATTCACTACATCTTTACAACTGGGCATTTGATAAATTTAGGattaaaatatattaaattaTAAAATGGAAATATTTCTCCTGCTTTAATTATCAGTTCTCATTCTAAGCATTCCACACATTGCTAATGGGCATATATGCCTAATGTGCATATGTATACATGTATTTTTCGCTTACTCAAGTGTGGCTTTAGCATGGCAGAATAAATAGTAAAATTAACAAAAAAGTGCATGAGTTGTTGATTAGTTGAATATATTTTGGAAAATGTACGCATTTTATGTCTTGTTCTTGTAGTTTGCTCCATTAATGATTTTCACGTTTCGTGAGAtaatttttcagtattcatgttttgtaattcacggtttgcggataattcacgatttgcaacagattcacattttggggattAACAGAGATTAtcaaggaaagccaccaagacacctttgATGACTGTGAAGGAGTGACCGGCTACTGTGGCAGTGATTTGGGCACGTGTAGCTTTTGCCTGTTGCTTCACCAGTGAATACAGTTTTGTGGGGGAGTGGACCAGAGAAGGATTTACTTAAGAAAACCTGCTTCTCACACGAGAAGGAAACTAATTATTGCTGCAATTGGTAAACATGGTTTATACTGCATTGAATTTAAGGTCTTAGTGAGCTATTTTAAGTGGATCAGAGGGGAATAAATTGAGGAGAACTCACTGTTGTAGATGTAGTCCTATAAAACCTAACACAGTAATACAAACCCTATGCACAATTCAGATATTGTTGGGCTTCTGGTAGGTTTTAGTGCAAAATGCAAATAGAtcttatttaataattttgaaatttttttatttcaaaagagCTCTGCAAGCCTTTTAATTACTGTGTTTTCTAGAGTACAAGTCATACCAGTGTATACGTCACAGGgcttcccaaactagtaaaaatgaacaaaaaacctGTAacgtatactccagaaaatatggtgatTAAAATAAATACTTGCATAAGTTGCAGTGTGTTCTCTTTATGCCATGAGTCGAGAACTGTACTCATGTTATTATTTGTACTCGCTGTACCTGGCTTAAATCTTGAGTAATGGCACCATGCATCAAAGTTCGAGTACCACATAGAGAATCTTCTACAACTGGGGCCACCAATGGTGCTCCTGGAGGTCTAATAAGTCATGTGTGCTCAGCATATTAAGAGCTAGGAATCTCCAGGTTTGACTAATCAGCTGGTGGCAGCAGGTacaaatggaaaacatgcagagaaggtgatcttcaggagcagggttggtgagaCTCTGTGCCTAGCGCATATAAACTAACAGTATTTACACTGATACAAAGCTGagaatgttattaatgtccattttgtattatattaaaGTCATAGATAATTTAAGATATGTACATGAATATATACGTAAATAAAAAGTTACAGAGGTGTTTAGATGAAGGTTTAGAGTCTTAAATAGTAAAGGTGCTGGTGTCTTGGTCTTCTGAATCAGACTGCGAGTgtttctgagtgtgtgtgttgaGTGCGATTTCCACCGCCGGCTCCTCGTTGACGGGTTGCGGGTGTCTCCCGAGCCACAGCCCGAGTTGCTTGGCAGCCTTGAGGACATGTCCTTTGAATGTAGTTCCAAAGAAGGTGTAGAGAATGGGGTTGATGCAGGCGTGGATCAGCGCCAAGCTCTCTGTCACTTGGCGGGCGTGGTCCAGACCTTTGCTGGTGTCACAGTCCGTCACGAGGATGTAGATGACGTCCAGTGCTCGGCACAGCTTGACCATGTTGTAGGGCAGCTGGGTGATCAGGAACACAGCCACCACAGCCAGCAGCACCCGCAGGGCGCGCCACTTTCTGTCTCGCCGAATTCCTTCTGCACGAGTCAGCGCCCGCCCCACCCAGCAGTAGCACACTACCATGACGAGGAACGGTACCAAGAATCTGAGGATTACTTCGAGCAGTTCCAGAGCAGCTTTTGCAGGTCGGGCCATGTCAGGAGGATAGAAAGCAGTGCAGCTGATTCTGTGATGTGAATGCTTCGTCCTGGAGAAGACGAGTTCAGGAAGGCCAAGGAAACCAGCTGCAGCCCACAAGACGACACACACCACAAGCCGCTGTCTCCTTACCTGAGGGCTTGTCCATGTTCGTCTTGTTGTGTTATGGGCTACCGCGTAATAACGGTCCACGCTGATGCACGCCAGGAACAGCATGCCACAGCTGAAATTGGTGCTGTAGAGGAAGGAGGTCATTTTGCAGGCTGCTGTTCCCAACATCCAGCCATGGACCGCGTCGGCCGCCCAGAACGGCAGGGTGAGCAGCAGCAGCAAGTCGGAAATGGCAAGGTTCAAGATGCACACATCAGTCAGTGTTCGCCGCCGTAAGGGCGAGGCATAGACTACAACTACCAGGCCGTTCCCAGCTAAGCCAACCACAAGAGCGACGGTGTAGATGGCCGGGAGGAAGACGCCTGCAAAAGAGCGAACAGCCTCTTTGTCACAGACGGAGTGCTCGGCGCTGTAATCGTAACTGTCATTGAAGCTGGAGTCATCCTCGTAGTAATCGTATTCCTCCATTAAAAGCAGCgctacagaaaaaaaacataaagagAAGTGTTAATTTACTGCAAGTCAACCTTCAGTTTGTGGGATTTCATGTAGTAATTTAGGAGTTGAGCAGGGCGAGAACATAAACCACGAGTCTATTTTTATTTCAATGTGGATGAAGTATTATTTCTGTCCTGCATCAAAGGAATCTCGTCTGCATGATTTCCCTCATGACTTAAGCTCTGTCTGTCTGAAATGTGTGGACATAACTAATCTCTGCAGACAGAACTGAGACAACGAGACGTGAAGAGCAGCCAGGTAAAAGTCTGTGATGTTTACCCCGAAATACATCATCATCAAGCCAAATGGAGCTGTTCACGTGCGGCACATCTGCTAGTCGTCATCTGTGACCTTTTCAAAGCACTGATCTAATTTGTGCAGGCATGCAGCTCCACGCAGGCTACgcttcttgtttttgtttgttttttaaaggctCAGTTTAAGGTTAGAGGGGAACGAAGGGCAGGGATAGATGATGAGAGGTGATATCCCAAGATGTTGCTTTTATTGCAGCAGGTGAAATGTTCCCCAGCCTGTCTCGCTTGTCGGTTGCATATTGGTTGCCTGTCCTGTCTGGAGAAATATTGTAAATGGTTGTATTGTCTTAAAATGATCCATCACGTTCGATGTCAGGGTGCCACCATGCACAGCCGGACCAACTTGCAAAAATACCATCTCACCCAATgtcttcaatttaatttcaatttattttcatttatatagtgccatatcacaacaaagttgcctcaaggcacttcacacaagtaaggtctaaccttaccaacccccagagcaagcacacaggcaacagttgtaaggaaaactccctcttatgatttgaggaagaaacctcaagcagaccagactcaaaggggtgaccctctgcttgggccatgctaccaacacagtttacaaaataattcacaaaacgaatattcaGGAAATTTTGCCTGAATATTGAACCTGTGACCTTCTCCGCTTGATCCCATGAGGACGAGTAAAGTACAGAGgacagtgtgggtgtgtgttaacGCCGCAGCTAAGGGTTATTTTCATATTTGAATAATCATTTGATGATTTTCTTCATTAATTGATTGGtcgtttggtccataaaatgtcagaaaatggtgaaaaatgtttaTTAAAGCCCAACACGGGATCCtcagatgtcttgttttgtctaCAACCCACAGATATTCAGGTTATTGTCTGTGAGAAGGAAAGAAACAAgtgagaaacaaaacaaaaaatattcacattttagaAGCTGAACTGAAAGAATTTGGACAGTTCCTTCTTTCAGAAAATGACGCAAAAGGATGAAGTTACCATGACAGAGTTTTATAAATTGTCCAGGTTTGTTATATAATTGATGTCTGGTGATGTGGGGAAGCAGCACTTTGTGGAACAGATGTTCAATGGAACATTTAGAAATATGTCAAGTATTCCACAGCTGTCAGGGGGCTGGAAGTGGACCTTTTACAAGTTTCCTGCCCTTAAACGCAGGACAAATCACAGCTTAAGATGCTATCTGGAGTTACTGACATGCATCACTAGAATTTGTTTTACAATGATTGAAAACAagaattttgtgttttttattaacTTTATGTCAATATACAGTAGACAGTTTTATAAACAACCATCGAATGAATTTTGTTTGTTGCTGTAGGATATTTATGCACCCTGTGCTTCACGAGCCAGCTGCATTGCTTTTTATGATACACTAATTAAAATATTGTAATTATAATACTTATTTATTGAATAACTATAATTTTTATTGTTGTATACTTTTGTGTGCATTTTGGGCTGGAAACCGTCAATTGTATCTCGCAGCATTGATGATGATCATTGCCGTGAGCACGACCAGCAGAACATGGACAGGTTTGTGAGGAGGAAAAGAAATTAAGATACATGATGCGTGTCACTTTTAATGATTTCACTGTAAAGGTGATTTatctctttatttattttgttcaatAAGAAGTTAGAGTTTTCGATAAATTACAGTGTTTAAAATAGATTCTAGTGGTGTTTGTTTGCAAaagacgtgcatgtgtgtgttggggggaatattaataataatttaaattatatatatatatatatatatatatataatttttgttCAGGTACCTGTGGTTAAAACTATGCAGAAAGTAATAATACTGACAAAGTATTGAGTTAGAAAAACATAAATCTGCAAACACAACATGTTTTATTAGAATCTGTttaacagtgattaaaaataggtATGTTATGTTTTGTCTGATTTAATGTGTATATACAGATGACGATTTGGATTCTGATGATGTACCGTCTGGATGAcatcacctacacacacacacaaatctactTCACTGAGAGTTTTTTATATTTAGTTGTAGGTGGTTAAACGCTGTAGTGAAAGTAATAAAGTTTTTTGTGTCATAGAATGGTACTGACTTCAAGGAAAACAAATCTGCAAACACAGCTTGTTAAGCTTAGCTTGTCAATACCTCAGTGTGATTATAGTAATGCCATAAAATATTCTGAGCAGGACTCTGACTATTGGCAATAAAGTTAACCGCTGACTGCTGGAAAAACACAACTCTCCATAAAATAAGGAAACTAAAGCACAATCTAAACAGCatggtgctaaaacaaaattaaaatgtttCTTATTTAAATTTTCTGGGGGTAATTATGAAATAATAGGCTATTTGATTGGGGGGAGGATCAAAATGTAGTTTTTCTTaccttgtgtgttggtgtttcgaGGTTGGTGAAGTGGAGATAAGTTAATCCTGTTCTGTGTGTTCACTGATCGTGCGCTCTGGAGAAATGAAGTGACCTCAGAGCTCGGCCCACTTCTTTCACTGCTGTCGCTTTACCTTTCTTCTCCacgcagctctctctctctctctctgtctgttgccAGTTGTCACGTAGCCGGATGGATGAGTAAGGGTCATTAAAATGACATGCTTTTGTTTACAGGTTCTACGATGTGAAGTAAACGCGGTAAATGTTTTTACTGGGTGTCGGGTGAGTTGTTCAGATGGAGGGAGTGCTGTGGTGGCTGTGCTCTGGTTGTTTTTTCTGTGCAAGAACAGAAATGACAAAAGGAAAGCCTTCAAATAACACAAGTGGCTCATTTTGTTTGATAGCGGTTCATTTTATGATCACACTCACGTTATTTCATCCTGTGGTCACACAGCAGCTTGTAACTTTATCCAGTGGTAGAGTTTTTACTTGGATATTTTTTATGAACTTTTATTTCCTTGTTCTGATTCAGCAGAAGAGATTAacaacttctctctctctctctcgctctctctctctgcttttatgCCAGTTACAGTTAATGTAAACAGGTCCTATTgtgcaaaatctgttttttttttgtactttacaGGAAAATGTAGTTTGTATTTCAAGTTAAGATCCTCAAAGTCTCACAGTTCTCCCTGCCAcacataccatattttccagagtataagtcgcacctgttaaaaaaatgcctcttgaagaggaaaaaaagcatataTAACTCATACCTTTTTTCTATATTATCAGCTCTTCAAATATTATTTTTGTGTACTGTTGTCGTGTACATTTTATTAACATATGTGCAATTTTTTTGTATACAAGTTGCACCAGCATATACGTCACagtacctcccaaactagtaaaaaaaaaaacccaaacgcaacttatacttcagaaaatacaGTAGGTACTTACGTACCACCATAGGGGGTGCACCATTAGTTTTTGCCTGACTTTTCAGTGGTTCGCTGACAAACCTatttccagctctgtctcctttgtaaccagtggtgggcacttccggattagcttttcagataacttgaaaaccatcagtggaccaatttgcTTCTGatgaatttagttccgataacttttagaccaataacatatttttgcgggcatagtgaataaagcttaacagttaaaaacatttgtaaagtctgaagtcatagattttagtgcctgcctgttacatgttttaggTAGCactcaatcctctgccagcagaggagagctggctcccagacagaaaggaagagggagaaaaaatatattttttttcacaccagaCAGATTTGCAGGCGTATCACACGAGTCATGCactggcagacagttttgacttatggttaaaattataAACAACCTAATTCCGGATAAGTTATTGAAAGGACTGTCACCTCTGTCAAAATTAATAAAATGCTAATGTTTGtgcattctgggttgatttttttttttttccctctccttgCAGTCTGGAAAATtctgtgactgtgcatgaaggACATGCACTGAGCTAAGTGAGCTTGGGGGAGATGGAGGACGTCCCCTTTTtatttaaagccacagtgtgtaggatttagaagcatttattagcagaaattaAATTATAGTATTCATAGCCATCTGTTCATTCGTGTGTAATTACCTGCAGCAGTGATTTGAAGTGTTTTCATTGGCCTAGAATGAGCTCTTCATATCTACAGGGGAGCTgtcccctcatggaggccgccatgttgatacagtagtccAAAAGGGACTTAGTCTGCCTTTTGAATTTTGCTAGGTAGCTGGaacactgaagaaaaaaagaagaggaatcagtggttgctcccctatacacAGCCTACTGGTTGTtgatgcaggctaacaagtttaagAACCCTAATTATTTGTGAAATGGAGCATCATCATAAATATTACTTATCACAACAGAAGGCAAGGGAGTGTGAATCTCATCATCAAAAAAAATGTGAAGGAAACAATTGTGACAGAGGACGGCATAATGCAAAGTGCAGCCTCGCCCCTAGATGACACTAAACCCTACACACTGAACCTTTAAAGCAACAGAAGCAGAAGTCAAAATAGGGTTATCGTCTGTGTTCATGGGTTATTTTCACTCAAGATGACACCTTTAAATGGAAATGTCTTTGTCATTGCTTAATATTTCATGTAAAAGTACAGTTTTAGGGCATTGTGGGGGATGAGCAGTGGCCACCAGACTGAGGCTTTGTAAATggcagaaactgacaaacaagctaatTTCAAGATACATGAAACTTCACCCACACATGTTCCTAATTtctatcatgcatgtgatgacaaGATTATTCCATGCAACAGTCCCATACTTGTCCAGCAGCTGGCAGTACACCTTGTGTAATACACAACCAAAACAAAGGTGCTTTTTGGGTTGATCTGGTGCTTTAAAGTTAATCAACTTTGAATCATTTTATCCTCATGTTGTGCTGTTTTAAATCAGAGTGTTatgagatgatagcatttattattACTGAGTTATATTGTTAACAACTTGGAGAGGATGAAGTTattcattcactgactgtattttACATGGAACATGTCTAGGAATTTGAAAAAGCTAGGTAAAGGTAGAATTAAAAATAGGTTTCTAAAATATGCTGTGCCAGTTTTTGTAAAACAAAATGCAATGATGCTGCcatagagggtttttttttttttttgagacgtTTGAATGTCAGGTCTGTGTGATCACAGGGCTGGTGAGGTTTGTTTTTGTTCCAGCAGTAACAACATGCGTGGACGTGACTGACAGCATGGGCTCGTCTTCTGTGCCGGACCAGGAGGCCTATGGTGCTTTCACACGCACCTTGTTTGGTCCAGACCTTCTTACTTTTCATTTTGGCCGAGCCATAAAAGCCGGCGTGAATGCTGGCGTGTACCACGGCCTGGAACAAAGAACCAAAATTCGGTCCGACCAGAAAAGGTGGTCTCTTAACGGATCATAGGGAACCATGGTCTGGTGTGTTTGCAGTGTTTTGTATTTTGCTAGCAGCCAGTAAAAGTATTTACCTTTTGACAAGTACCACAGTGTGCTGCTGATGTGGGAGAAAGTACCATGCCACCAGTGCAGATTTAAATCCGAACGTTGACTTAATTGAGAATTGTATGATCCTACACACCCACTGAGCTCGCTGACTGGACTCGACTTGTATGTATGAAGGCTCATAGCAGGCAAACAGAGACCATTTATCCAAATGATGGACAGAATCTGTTGATTAATTTTTCTCCTTTCAAACTGAACTGTTTTTATCTGTGTTCAAATGGAACTATACACCAGACTGACTGCAGCGGTGCAGTGTGAAACCAAACACACCAGACCAAACCTACACAAACATGAACTTTGGTTCACATTTTCTTCCAGACTTTCATGTGTTAAAATGTCCC is from Thalassophryne amazonica chromosome 1, fThaAma1.1, whole genome shotgun sequence and encodes:
- the ackr4b gene encoding atypical chemokine receptor 4; amino-acid sequence: MEEYDYYEDDSSFNDSYDYSAEHSVCDKEAVRSFAGVFLPAIYTVALVVGLAGNGLVVVVYASPLRRRTLTDVCILNLAISDLLLLLTLPFWAADAVHGWMLGTAACKMTSFLYSTNFSCGMLFLACISVDRYYAVAHNTTRRTWTSPQVRRQRLVVCVVLWAAAGFLGLPELVFSRTKHSHHRISCTAFYPPDMARPAKAALELLEVILRFLVPFLVMVVCYCWVGRALTRAEGIRRDRKWRALRVLLAVVAVFLITQLPYNMVKLCRALDVIYILVTDCDTSKGLDHARQVTESLALIHACINPILYTFFGTTFKGHVLKAAKQLGLWLGRHPQPVNEEPAVEIALNTHTQKHSQSDSEDQDTSTFTI